CCATGACAGATGATCCCTATCGTCTTGCCGGCCGCGTCCATCTCGCGCACGAGGCTCGTAACTGCAGCGTCGCGGCGCAGCTTGTCAGGCGCCCATCCGCCCGGGATGATCAGACCGAACAGGTCATTGCCTGCAAGTGAATCAATGCGTCTGTCGGGAACTATCTCGAGGCCGTGTTTGCCGCGAACAGGCTTCACATCGACAGCTGCGGAGATGACCTCCGCACCTTCTTCCTGAAGGCGCATGAGCGGCACGTAGAACTCCAGGTCCTCCACACCTTCCGCAACCAGTATCGCGATCTTCTTCCCGGCGAGGCGCATCGAGTCTTGCTCAGCGATAAGCAGTGGTGATCGACTGCACTCTGCTGCCATGCCGGGCCAGCAGATAGTTGATGAAGTCGCCGACAATCGGACTCGGCTTGCGCGACCCGCGCGTGATGACCCGCGCTCTCAGCACCGCTGACTGAACGTCCCACTCAACGTTGAGCGCGCCGCGAGCCGAGTCGGAGCTGTGCAGCTTCATCCATCCGGGCGCACGGCCGGGCTGCTTCTCTCGAATGACCTGAAGGTTGTATGAGCCAAGCCGTGCGTCGTTCGCGATCGCCTCACGAAGACTCTGGCCTTTGGAGCACAACACCTGAACGAGGATCTGCATGTAACCTCAGTTAACGACAACCCGCTCGAAGTCAGGGCGTGTGCGGAATCGATATAATATGCAGGAGGAGACTAACACATGAAGCTGCTCGTAGTACGTCACGGCGCTGCGATGGACAAAGACGAGTTCGCCCGCACGGGAGAATCGGACGACCTCCGGCCTCTGACTGACGAAGGCAAAGACGAGATGAAGTCGATCTCGAAGGGATTGCGCGCCGCCGTCGAAGAGCTCGACTTGCTGGCTACGAGCCCGCTCGTGCGCGCCCGGGAGACCGCCGACATCATCGCGGAGGCCTATGGGATCGAGCTTCCCGAGGTTGAAAGATCACTGATGCCAGGCACTTCGTTCGACGAATTCGAAAAGTGGTGCTCGGGCCTGGGAGAAAAGAAGGTGATCGCGATCGTCGGGCACGACCCGCATCTGAGCTCGCTGGTTACCTGGCTGCTGACCGGGCGAAGTGATCCGCGCATTCGGCTCAAGAAAGGCGGAGCCTGTCTGCTGACGTTCGAATCCGTGCCACAGCGTGAGAAAGGGACTTTGAACTGGCTGCTGACTCCTCGGCAGCTCCGCCGAATGTCGAAATAGCGAAAAGGGTCTTTCATCTCGACAACGAGACTTCAATGAAGACCGCGTCAAGCTTCTCCGTCGTTTGCGCACTGTTTCTCGGCGCCTGTGCGCCACCCGCGCCGGGAGGACCGACTCCCCGGCTCGCGACGCCGGCGGAAGTTCGCGCTTTGTGGGTCGTGCGGAATACGCTCGACCATCCCGACAGCGTGAAGGCGATGGTTGCCCGCGCGCATGCGAACGGCTTCAACACGCTCATCGTACAGGTTCGCGGCCGCGGCGATGCGTTCTACAACGCGCGGTGGGAGCCACGCGCGCCCTCGATAATACCAGACCGGAAGTTCGATCCGCTCGCGTTGACGATCAGGGAAGCCCATCGCCGTGGCATCGCAGTCCACGCGTGGTTGAACACCCATCTTCTCGCCAACATGGACACTCCGCCGACCGACGCGCGGCACATCTACAACCTTCGGCCCGATCTGATCGCGGTGCCCTACAAGCTGGCGCGCGAGCTGTACTCGATGGACCCGGGCGATTCGCTGTTCCGGGAGAAGATACTCGAGTACACCAAGGGCGCGCGCGATCACGTCGAAGGTATCTACATGTCCGCAGCGGCGCCGGAAACGAAAGAGCACGTCTACTCGATATGGATGGACGTTCTCGACCACTACGACGTTGATGGTCTGAACTTCGACTACGTCCGCTATCCCGCGCCCGATTACGATTACTCGCGCATTTCCCTCGATCGCTTTCGTCTCTGGCTCTTGCCGCAGCTCAATGACAGCGTGCGCACCCGCTTCGCGGCGCTCGAGGCCGATCCGCTCATTTATGTGGATTCCTTTCCCGCGAAGTACGGTGACTTTCGCCGAGCGCAGGTCACCGAGCTCGTCGAGCGCATCTACTACGGCGTCAAGAAGCGGAATCCGAACGTGATCGTGTCAGCGGACGTGTTCGCGAACGCGAAGGACGCATACGAGAATCGTTTTCAGGACTGGAGGAGCTGGCTGCAGCGCGGCTTCCTGGACGTTGCCGCGCTGATGGCATACTCACCGAACACGCAGATCTTTCGGGATCAGATTACCGTTGGTGTCGCAGCCGGCGGGCGCGACCGCATATGGGCGGGCATCGGAGCTTATCGCCAGCCGGCCGATTCAGCGATCGAGAAAATTCGCGCCGCTCGAGAGGTCGGAGCTCGAGGTGTCGTGCTGTTCTCCTACAACTCGGCCGTGCGGAAGAGCGAGCTCAATCCCGATGCAGATTATCTGCAGCGCGTGATGAAGGCGGTATTCCAGGACGCGTTGATCGGCAGAATGCAATAACCGCCGGCGGCACACCAGCCATTACAAACTGGTAGGGGGCGCCTCACGACTGACAAGTCCGCTGTTCTCGCCACTCTGCCCGGCCGCCACCGTATCCCCCGCGAAATCGTAGAACGCCGATCCCGCCAGCGTCGCAAGGAGTAACTGCACCACAGCGAGGCCCGACGCTCCGACGACGAGCGATCCGCTGAGTAACCCGAAGGCCCAGATCGAATAGCTCGGGAGAGCATAGCCAAGTATCCAGGTCGCGCCACCGGCGAGCGCGGCAGTTCTGGGGCCGGCACCGTATTGCGCGCGAAGCGAGACGTACAGCCAGACTGCAACAATTCCCATCAGGAGGCCCCAGCCCATCGAGAGAGGAATTGTCTTGCCGGGCAATTGCCTTCCGAGCTGACTCATGTACTCTCCGCCGAGGATGGCTCCCCAGGCGAAGGCGCCGAAGATATTGATGACCATCCCTGCAAGGATGCCGCTGCCAACGACGTGAACCGCGTTGATCTTAGCCATGAAAGGCCTCCTCGTTTCGTAGGTGCCTGACTGACTATTCGCCTACCTGGTCCGTAACCGAATTTCCGGCGGTCGCACCGCCAATTACTCAGGGCGCCGCTAAGCGAAAACCGCTCATCGCGCGACGAGCACGAGTCGAAGTCCGCCGAATCGCTGCGGGTCCAGGGCCACGCTCTCGCGCGACGCGGATAAGAGCAGTCCCAGCGATCGCGCTGCGGCCGCGGCTTTCGATAACGAAACGACCTCTACAATCAGCGCGCTCGACTCGGGGCCGCTTCCCTCCACCAGCCGAATGCCCGGACCCGCGGACGCTCGATAAAAGTTCGAAGGTTTCGACCCCGGCGAGCTGAGCAGGCGATGCCAACTATGACGCGCCGCCGAAAGTTGTTCGACGGGATATGAGAGACGAAACTCCCGAACCCGTCGAAGCCCTAGAGGCCCGCCTCCGCTCGCTCGAAGTAGCCGGTCAAGGCGCGCTCGCCGCTCGTCCATATCGAGCGCGTGATACTGGATGATGAAGAACGCGATTCCCTCGAATGGATGTCGGAACCCGATTATCGTCCAGCGCTTTTCTCCAGCGTCATTTTTCTGTACATACGAGTCCCGCGGAACCAGGGCCCTCTCGCTGAGACGAGCTGGTGCTGTTTCAAGGTCGATCGGTTGGAAAGCGAAATCGTTTAGCTCGGTGCGGGTCATTCGACTCCGCGGGACGAGCTCCAGAATCACGTCGCCCAGCGCGAGGCCGACGAATGTGTTGGCGTTGCGAGAGGTCCCCGGAGCTGGAAAAGCCAGCGGGAGGCCAAGAGTATCCGAGAGAAGGGCCTCGAGCCGGTCACGCTCGTTGGTTGCGATCATCACGTGATCGATCTGCGTGACGACGGCGTCAGCCGGTGCCCGCGTAGCGACAGTAGACGGGTCCGGACCGGGGGCCGACGTGCACGCGGCGATCACCGCAAGACAGTCGTAGCGTACCGATCGGGCAGCTGGATGCATCTGTCTAATCATGTGCATTCTCCGGCAACGCTACAACGTGCCAAAATGCGGCGGGTCGCGCAGCGAACGGTTGCTAAGCGTCAGGCGTCACGGCTGCGGCTCGCGGCAAACAGAGCGTGAAGGTGCTTCCCTGGCCCGGGGTGCTCTCGACGGTGAGATCGCCGCGCATGGCGCGCGCGAGCTCGCGACTGATGGCCAGACCCAGACCGGTTCCGCGAGTGGTGCGCATGGGCTGCAATTCCACCTGAAAAAACGGCTCGAAGACCTGCTCCAGCTTCGCGGCAGGAATTCCGACCCCCGTGTCCTGCACGTTCAGGTGCACCTCAGCCGGCATCGATGTCGCCGTGACGGTAACGGTGCCGCCGGCAGGCGTGAATTTCACCGCGTTCGACAGAAGATTCAGCACGATCTGCTCGACTCGCTTTGCGTCCCCGCAAAAGTGAAGCGCCGGATCTTGTTTCTGGACCTCGAGTCGGAGCTGGCTCGCCCGGGCCTGCGGCTCGATCATCGTATGGACACTATCGAGCACCGCCTGCACCGGCACAGAAACAAGGTCCAGCGGCGAGTGCCCCGCCTCGATCTTGGCGAGGTCGAGTAGCTCGTTGACCAATCGTAGAAGGTGCTGCTGGTTGTGCTGTATGCGCGCGATGTACTTCCGCTGCTCGGCGCCGAGCGGGCCATGGATCTCTTCCACGAGGAGGGCGGCGTAGCCACCGATGGCGCCGAGCGGAGTCCGAAGCTCATGACTGATCATGCTCAGGAAGCGACCCTTTGCCTCATTGGCTTCCTGAGCAACACGCCGCGCCGCTTCCGCCTCGGCTCGGGCACGGTCACGCTCCTTTAGCGACGCTTCCGTAGCCGCGAGTGATTGAGCGAGCGCTTCACTTTTTGCCTCCAGCGCCTCCTTGATGCGAACGAGCTCGTGCTCCGCCCTCTGGCGCGCGAGAAAAATGCTGTTCGCGTTCTGAAGCGCTACGGATTGGAGCAGTCTTTCTTCGTCTTCGTCCACATTTACCTGCCGCTGATGATTTCCGCAGCGAGAGCAGTGCCGCGGACACGCGCCTCGATCTTGGCAAAAGCGGTGTCGCGGCTGGTCGATGTGTCGTCCGCAAACGGCGCGAAGCCACAGTCGTCAGTAGTCCCCAGCTGCTCGATTGAAATGTATTCGGCAGCCTCGAGCACGCGGTCGCGCACCTCCTCGGCGGTATCGATGTGCGGATCTATCGTGGAGACAACGCCGACGAAAACCTGCTGGTGCGGCTTGAGGGAGTTGTGGATGATCTTCAGCACTCGCTCACGGTCGGGCTCGCCTGCCAGCGCGATGCAGAAATAGCCGACGTTGAGCTCGAACAGCCTCGGGAGAAATTCGGCATAGTCCACATCCGCGCTGTGTGTTGAATCGCGATCACCACCGGGGCAGGTGTGCACGCCGATCGCTTTGCGCTCCTCGGTGGAGAATCGTGACAGCGCGAGATTGTTCAAATCGATAAAGCTGTTCAGCAGCTGGCCTGATGGATCGATCTTCATCGCCAGGCGTGCTTCGGTGAAGTCGATCTGGACCTTGAACGCGCCCTTTTGCAGACAGCGACGGATTTCGGTTTCGTGCTCGCCCAGCAGATCGTCGATGAATTCTTCCCGCGTATAGCCTGGTATTTCTTCGGCGGGGTACATGAGACTCAGTGCCGACGGAGAGATGACCGCCTGCTTGAGCTTGCAATTCGCGTAGCGCACCGCAACATCCAGGTAGCTGTCCGCATACCTCTTGTAGCGGAAGGGCCCATGCATCAGCCGCGGCATGCGGCGTGTATGGCCGGCTGCGAACGGGATCTTGAAGCCGTCCGGAGCCGTGTTGGCCAATCCATGGACGGAATACGTCCAGAAATTATCGTATTTCCGCTGCTCTCCGTCGGTAATCACCGGAGACCCGGTTGCCTCGAATCGCTCGATGGTATCGCGAACGGCCGATTCGTAGAGAGGATCGACGTTCGGGTCTACGATTTCTCCAGCTGCGACTGCCTCGATGAGCTCTGGCGGTCGCGGGATGCTGCCGATCGGTTCCGTCGGGATTATCATCGCTCCCATTCACTTTGGAGTGAGTCGCCTTTCTCATTGCCGGTCTGCCAATATAAATACCGGCATGACCTGCGGTTCAGGTCGCAACAATGAGAGCGCCGAAAGCGATCATCGCTACTCCTCCCACCCGGGAAACCTGAACTCCTGTTCGCCCAAACTTTTCCACCAGAATGAAGGCAGTCAAGGCGGCGACCCAGGCAAGGTTCATCACCCCGACGGCGAACAGGACGCACATGAGAGCCCAGCAGCAGCCGAGGCAGTACACGCCGTGCCGGAGCCCCATTTCAAAAGCACCTCGCGCTCCGTCACGCCAGTTGCTCAACAAAAAACCCAGAGGGCTCTGGCATTGCCGGAGACAGGCACCC
The sequence above is a segment of the Gemmatimonadaceae bacterium genome. Coding sequences within it:
- a CDS encoding type 1 glutamine amidotransferase domain-containing protein, with protein sequence MRLAGKKIAILVAEGVEDLEFYVPLMRLQEEGAEVISAAVDVKPVRGKHGLEIVPDRRIDSLAGNDLFGLIIPGGWAPDKLRRDAAVTSLVREMDAAGKTIGIICHGGLVAISAGIVRGRRATGSLGIKDDLVNAGATWVDEAAFRDGNQVWGRIVADIPDFCRELIGSLIDAEEATP
- the sixA gene encoding phosphohistidine phosphatase SixA translates to MKLLVVRHGAAMDKDEFARTGESDDLRPLTDEGKDEMKSISKGLRAAVEELDLLATSPLVRARETADIIAEAYGIELPEVERSLMPGTSFDEFEKWCSGLGEKKVIAIVGHDPHLSSLVTWLLTGRSDPRIRLKKGGACLLTFESVPQREKGTLNWLLTPRQLRRMSK
- a CDS encoding family 10 glycosylhydrolase, whose translation is MKTASSFSVVCALFLGACAPPAPGGPTPRLATPAEVRALWVVRNTLDHPDSVKAMVARAHANGFNTLIVQVRGRGDAFYNARWEPRAPSIIPDRKFDPLALTIREAHRRGIAVHAWLNTHLLANMDTPPTDARHIYNLRPDLIAVPYKLARELYSMDPGDSLFREKILEYTKGARDHVEGIYMSAAAPETKEHVYSIWMDVLDHYDVDGLNFDYVRYPAPDYDYSRISLDRFRLWLLPQLNDSVRTRFAALEADPLIYVDSFPAKYGDFRRAQVTELVERIYYGVKKRNPNVIVSADVFANAKDAYENRFQDWRSWLQRGFLDVAALMAYSPNTQIFRDQITVGVAAGGRDRIWAGIGAYRQPADSAIEKIRAAREVGARGVVLFSYNSAVRKSELNPDADYLQRVMKAVFQDALIGRMQ
- a CDS encoding HAMP domain-containing sensor histidine kinase, which produces MDEDEERLLQSVALQNANSIFLARQRAEHELVRIKEALEAKSEALAQSLAATEASLKERDRARAEAEAARRVAQEANEAKGRFLSMISHELRTPLGAIGGYAALLVEEIHGPLGAEQRKYIARIQHNQQHLLRLVNELLDLAKIEAGHSPLDLVSVPVQAVLDSVHTMIEPQARASQLRLEVQKQDPALHFCGDAKRVEQIVLNLLSNAVKFTPAGGTVTVTATSMPAEVHLNVQDTGVGIPAAKLEQVFEPFFQVELQPMRTTRGTGLGLAISRELARAMRGDLTVESTPGQGSTFTLCLPRAAAVTPDA